A genomic window from Pyxidicoccus trucidator includes:
- a CDS encoding metallophosphoesterase family protein, which translates to MRILTLDTVPAQTWPYLSAAPRGGAEIRHFPLLRGTVDALPEDLEALLVLSDLQGVATHALHDGAVALLGEVLADTFASLGELGELPLPAHTGVVLAGDLYSDASANVRGASGDVRSVWKAFAAHYRWVVGVAGNHDTFGSAREQERFKQQPGVYLLDGEAVDVDGLRVGGVGGIIGRPDKLGRREEEEHLGLMREVLRDEPEVLVLHAGPDVPGTDVRGSAVIREVLEQREGLLVVCGHAHWEEPLAVLHGGTQVLNVDSRAVLLQRGG; encoded by the coding sequence ATGCGAATCCTGACACTCGACACGGTGCCGGCACAGACCTGGCCCTACCTGTCCGCGGCACCGCGCGGCGGAGCGGAGATACGACACTTTCCATTGCTGCGCGGCACGGTGGACGCGCTGCCGGAGGACCTGGAGGCGCTGCTGGTGCTGTCGGACCTGCAGGGCGTGGCGACGCATGCGCTGCATGACGGCGCCGTGGCGCTGCTGGGCGAGGTGCTGGCGGACACGTTCGCGTCGCTGGGGGAGCTGGGGGAACTGCCCCTGCCGGCGCATACGGGCGTGGTGCTCGCGGGGGACCTGTACTCGGATGCGAGCGCGAATGTACGCGGGGCCTCGGGGGATGTGCGGTCCGTGTGGAAGGCCTTCGCGGCGCACTACCGCTGGGTGGTGGGCGTGGCGGGGAATCACGACACGTTCGGCAGCGCGCGCGAGCAGGAGCGCTTCAAGCAGCAGCCTGGGGTGTACCTGCTGGATGGCGAGGCGGTGGACGTGGATGGGCTGCGAGTGGGGGGCGTGGGCGGCATCATCGGTCGGCCGGACAAGCTGGGGCGGCGCGAGGAGGAGGAGCACCTGGGGTTGATGCGCGAGGTGCTGCGCGACGAGCCTGAGGTGCTCGTGCTGCACGCGGGTCCGGATGTTCCTGGCACGGATGTTCGTGGCAGTGCGGTCATCCGCGAGGTGCTGGAGCAACGGGAGGGCTTGCTGGTCGTGTGCGGGCACGCGCACTGGGAGGAGCCGCTGGCCGTGCTGCATGGGGGGACGCAGGTGTTGAACGTGGACAGCCGGGCCGTGCTGCTCCAGCGGGGCGGGTGA